From Ciconia boyciana chromosome 18, ASM3463844v1, whole genome shotgun sequence:
AGTCATGGCTGCTTGTGAGGGCGAGAAGTGGCGTGAACACACACGAGTGAACTACTAGAAATCATATACAAAACAAACAgttccaaagaaaacagcataaaatacaaatgaaggCAATTAGTGTTTAAGATACACAAGAGGGGTCACAAGAGTCACAGGGGAACAGGacatggaaaatgcttttttctcatgtttggaACTGTTAAGAGGAGTTAAATTGCACTGTTAATAGCCCTAAACCTTGTTCTTTCACTACTGTCACAAGTCACAGTTAGTTCCCAGTTGTGTTGCATTAGTTGGGAAGGTCACAGGACCTTGGAAAGGAAGCCCAGGAGTCCTGCTGTCAGCGTTTGGTGGCACTCTCCTTGGGAGATGCACCCAAGAGAAGTGTCTGCAGTCTTCACAGATCCTTGTTTGATGCTGGATGAAACCACACTGGCATGAAGGTAGTGACAGTTTTAACCCCAAAGTACTGGCATTTGAGCTCTTCACAGGGAGTTAGCACTGGCACGGAAAAGGAGGCACCACAGCCCCTCAAAGCACAGGTCTCTAACGGAGCGCAGAAGCCAGGTCCCATCTCCGCTCACAGAACAAGAGAGTCTGGGAACTCAGCTAGAGAAATAGCAGTTCTCACCCATCTGCAATGTGCAAGCTCAGCTGAAACAACTGCTGGAGGCACAGTGGTATCTCTGAACCCATCCTAAGCTGCATCTCCCCCTGCTGCAACCCTGCTGTCTTTCAGGGAGCGATGCCTTGCTCAGCACCAGCACCTACTGCTCCCAGACCTGCTCGGCAACCCTCCACCCCAAACGTCAGCCCGATTAATGTTAGATATCACGAGAGTGCGACAGCAACGTCCTTCTTCAGACCTTCTCCAGTCCTTTTTCGCTACCAAGGGAGATCCGCAAACAGGCTCCTGTGCCACTACATTAGCGGGGGCTGTCTGCAACATTTTGAACCCAAGCAATTCATTTGGGCTCAACAACATGAAGAAAttgctgaaaacacagaaacaaagggCAGCAGGTGGAATCATAGGAAAAAATTGGGTAAACATCACTTGTAGCattctgtcattaaaaaaaacttacATGAACaattttccccccttccctcccaagCGCCAAATCTGTTGCATTAATGTCAGGTAAATGTCAGACTCGGGACAGGGATACGTGCTGCAACTCTCCCAAGAAAGGCAGTGGGTATATTGCTATTCAAACACTCATCCTTGTGTACAGTGGGGCAGACGGAGGGGACAAAAATGCAGTAGAAAGTCCTCCTGAGGAGGATGGCATCTCAGTGTCCATCAGTCTGGCTTCAGTCTTAATGGTCTGTCcagaacaataaaatattaataaaaaggcATGGTGTGACATCAGCATTTAGACTTGTAGTCCACAAGGCAAGAACTCCACAGATAAGACGATTACGAGTATATGAAACACAGGGAATCTGAGTTAAGAGGGTGGAAAGTGCCTCTTGAACACAGCCCTGCCCTTTGGAGCTGGGGAATCCATTCACAGTCTGTGTCTTTTGCACAGCCCTAACCTGAACACCCCGGTCCTTTGTCAGTCCACACACGTTACTCTCTCCACAGTTGGCTTTGGCCCAttgtgatttgttttatttttaaacctggCTTCTGCTACCTCTGAACAATGTCGCTGATTTCTTTCACCGAACTGAGAAGTTTGCTAAAGTCCTGGGTGGCTGCAGGACCACTGCCAGCTGTTGCTGGGCAGATCTGAAGCTCCCGTAGGTTATTCTCCAGCTTATTGATGGCCTCCCGAAAGGCAAATTTGTTCCTCATCTGCTGAATGGAGTCTACGTAGCTCACGCAGAAGGTGTAGAGGTTCTTGCCGGCTTCCAAGACAGCGCTGTGGCTTGCCATTTGTTCAGAGTTCTTGCTGATGGCGATCCGTAGAGCCTCAGTGCTTTCTAACACCACCCCTTTAGTGATGGTGCCACTGGCAATCCTCTCCGGGGGCTGCCGCGTCTTCCGCAGCGAGACCCTGGTGGATATGAGAGGGATGAAGGCCGTAGATGATGGCTGGTCCCCGCCTGGGGCAGAGGGTACAGATGAGGAAGAGGCAGCTGGGGTTGCTGTGCTCATCAGCAGCTTTGTAGAGGACTGTGGCTTTGGTACAGAGGGGATCCCCAGCTTTTTCACACCTTCCCCTGACTGGTTTGGCTTGACAGCATCGCTGCTCACAGCATCTGCAACCTGAGTCAACTGTTTGGATTTAGGCCCAGACAccacatctgctgctgcttcatggCTGGGGCTGTGAGAAACCTTCCCAGGCTTGCCAATGGAGGATGAAGACAGCGGAAGCGGAGGGGCCGGTTTCAGCTTCGATAACTTCCCTTTGTCCTTCCCTGCCGACTCCGAGGTCTGCTTGAGCCTCCTCAGTCGTGGCTCCTCAGAGGAAGCCTTGCCGGCACCCACGAACCCAGCAGGGTTGAGTTTGGCAGCAGAACCTTGGTCCATCGTCACAGTGGTACCTAAGGCACTGGATTTGACTCCATCGTCCTTGTGGAGCAcgctggaggaaggaggggcagcAGGTTGCCTACGGCCAAGTTTTGGCGTCAGAGTGGGAGGGCTGGAGCCAGGGCTCGATTCTGCATCTTTGAATACATCATCAGTggtctcttcatttttcttaagcaGCCGTGGAGGAGGGGTCACTGTTCCCCTGACAGCAATGTCAGTCTTGGCCTCGTTTGCCCGCTTCCGAGGCAGTGCTGGCTTTTCACTTTTGTGTCCCCCAAAAGTGGAGGAATCAAACTGGCGCCCCGTGGACTGCAAATCCCGAGGCAGAGTCACAGATTTCCACTCTGTGTCCTTTGCTCCATGGGGCACACAGGAGGCTGAGCAGGACCTTAAGAAACGCTTGCTGGAGTTGGAACTACTCTCCTCTTCACCAGCCACCCCTCGACTGCTGCTCATCGTGCTGGACTTCTTCCGTAAGTGGGGAGATAAGAATCCAGAGTTCCCAGCGACAACCCCGTTGGTGACACCAGCCCCGTTGCTTGGACTCTGAAACTTGGAGGGGTCAGCTGCATCTGCAGGGGATGCAATGAAAGCTCCATTGCCAGCATCCCTGcactcctcctccccacccgCCCTGCGGTCCGAGTGGCCATCCATCTCTCTGAAGGAACTGCTCCGTTTTGGAGGGGTAGGAGCagtcttcttcttcttcttgatAAGGGCGCTGAAGAGGTTATGCTTTTTGTCTTTCGGAAGCAGCCTCTCATCTTCATTCAAACTGCTCTCCAGGGCCACCCTCTCCTTCCGTGGGAGCAAAGGAGAAATAGCAGGTTCATGATCCAGAGGGTctgcaagggaaagaagagagtcTACTGAGCACTGCTTCAACAGCCAGAATAATCTGTTTTCTCCCAGGATCAAACCACTGCAGCACCGCGAAAAGGTGCAGGTTCTGTAAAGAGAGCCAATGTCAGACCAGGAGTAAAGCAAGTACAGCCGCACTGAAGCCTGGACTGAACATGGTCCCTAATCCTGCATACATTCATTTCTGAGGTGCTTTCTACAGGACTCGGCTGCCAAACTACTTTCCCTGTAGGCTTCCAATTTAAACAGTGacatacaaacacaaaatgtttatGTTCAGATTCCCACCCTCACATCTGGAGACTTGTCTAAACTTCACACTGTGAAGAAGATAAATATTAAGAGGCCTTTGCTTTAGTCCCTGTGCTGTTGCTGTCTTTTGAATAGCCGACCCTCTGAATTAATAAGACATCTCTGTAACCCACCTCCATCCCTAGTCTCCTTGTTCATTTAGATTCTGATACTCCTAACCTCCTTCCTGATGTCATCCTTTGTGGGGAatggaaataactttttcaCAAGCAGAAATCAAGATGCCCTTCGACAGCTGAACACTTCAGGTTGTACCACCGTGAAGATGGCCAGCTTCGTACAATAATAGAGGAAAGCGGTAGTAACAGTCTCCAGCAGCATCGCTCCAGAAGGAAATGATGGGGTGACCCTTTCTCCACTTAcaagagatatttaaaaatgagtaGTGGTTTATAATAAATTTATACAGAGTCCTGAAGGTCTCTGTATTTGACTGACGAGGTCTCATTCCCAGGCCAGGCACTCAGATGGCATTCTAATTCAAAAGAGGAATGCCTTCAGGGCAGCATATACATTTACAGCTCAAGTAGGCAGTAACCAGGGAGATGAAGCAGAGTCATAGGGGAAAAGGAGGATGCTTCTTAGTCACGTATTGGTGACCATTATGCTATGGGTAGGATTTTGGTCGAGGAAGGGATTTTGGTTGAGGAGGGagaatttgcagaaaaatagtTGTGTACTTTGAGAAGACAGCATGCTTCCAGAGGACGACGTGCAGTTAAACCATTCCCACACAACAACTTATGGGGACCCAGACAACCAGAAGAGCTCTCACAGCACTTCGGGAGGCCATGGCCTTTACTGTGTCTAGACACAGTGGAGCTGCAGAGATCCAGAGAAAACTAGCAGCTTGCACTGAGGATCGGCTTCCAGCTGCTGGACTTGCTATGGAAACACTGACAATTGAAAGGGAAACTGCGATAAAACTTTAATGcgaaatattttctttcacaataaAGAGTGAAATGATTCCCAGCATAATGTTAAAATCATATTATTCCTGCTGCACTTAAATCTCTCAAAGCCCTTAAGTAtttaaatgaagttattttacTTCAAAGCTTGTAATACTAGGCAATTATATTTCCTATATATGGTAAATAACCTTCCTTCCTAAGTCActgatactttctttttccaacattttacatcccctctttttcctcccctttttgTCTAGATGTACGTACATCTGCTACTGAAACATGTACCACTAAGGGAATTTGACATTACACAAGAAAGGTCAGTCACATGAATGGTTAGAGAAGGCACCCTCAACAGGAGCTGGAAAGaaacactgtattttgttttaacgtgttatttttcaaatgaactAGATACAAATCCACTGTATACATTCAGCATTTTGCCACTGCTTTTACTACCTCAGAATGCAAGGTAAGTTGTTGAAGACACTGAATGAAAGAGAGTTTAATTTCATGGAAGATTCTGTAAATACCTCTTTGTCCCTTGCTGAAATTATATTTGGTACCTGCCAAGAGTAATACTCTTCAGTGCTGCAAGCACAAACCTGGTAGGATGGAACAGTGAAGAAACCTCCCTTATGGGGCTTGCTAAACCTGAGCAATCGTCCTGCTTTAAATTATGCAGTGTGGTAGTGTAAAGTGGCTTCAACACAGCAGAGTGGGAGATCCCACTGATAGCTCCTACCAGGGAATGGGAAGAGGATATGATCAGAGAGCTCCATGCTCAGGCTCTGGTCtacagggagctgcagccaacAGCCATTAAGTTAAAAGAACTCCTAGGGCTTCTCTAAGCAACGGCAGGTATAGCGCCAATCCCTCAGCCAGTTAAGGATCCACactcccagctgctctgtgtgtatcTGGTCCCAAGATTAACCACCTACctttgcaaaaaataataaaaggagtTCTGAACCCAGGAAAGCAAACTCAGCAGCCTGTCACCCAGAAACACAATACTGGTACAGAATCTTTCTGTACCAGTACTGGTACAGTAATCTTTCTGGCACCTGTTATTAGATCCAGCTTTTCCTAGGTGAAGACCTGGAGCTGgacatgtattttgttttcctctgtatttccTGAAGGAATAATGACTTTAATTAAAACCTACCACATTCTCCCTGGCCTCGAGCATGTGTAGTCTCCAAGCCCTCGGTGGcatctttgctttcagcagctctCCTTGATGTTCGTGTTTTGGTTGGTAACTCTGGGGCCTGGAGGAAATTGCTGACTACACTCCTCATGCCCTTCTTTCCCAATTCCTTCTCCACCTCTGcaatgcacagaagaaaatcacTACAATCAACAGAAGATAAAAACTATTATGCCGTTCAGAGTTAACAGcgcaaaagaaaagcaaacaacacAAAGTAGAAGTTCCTTGAGGTTGTTCAGCCATTTGGCCCTTTAAAATCAGACGCATGCCCATACATAGAAAAAGCCCACACGTAAACACATCTCTGCTTTCTACGCCGTTTACACCAGGCTGTATAACCTAGGACTGAGTTTCACTACAAAACAGCCTATGAAAGACGTGCAGGGTTAAGGATGCAGTTGGccctttccccatccctggaacTGCCGCTCCAAGAGGGACGCAGACCTACCATCTGATATGCTGGATTCCTGAAACATCGTTTCAAAGGCCTGATGGATCTCAGCAAAGGAGGGTCTATCGGAAGGGCTCCACTGCCAGCCTGAAAAAACAACATCACTCAAAACTTCCCGACAGCATTAGACATTCAGTACGCTGCGCCAGGATGAGCTAGCTATCACAGTTCCTTTTTTACAAAATGAGTGAGATAATGACATGGAAACCTCATTTGAAGGGTACTGGTATCTGCAACCACCACTGAGCCAAAGTAATGCTCGAAAAAAACATATCACACCAAGTCACGTACCAAAAGGCCACAGTGGAAGAGTAACAGTCAGTCCCTTAAGAAGCCTATTGAAGCTCCTGCTTCATCCTTAGAGcacaagcttttctttaaattgtcagggaaaagcagacaaataaaacattgaGCTGAACAACAAATCTCTCCCCCAGGCCTATGGGCTCCCAGTAGAGAAGAACGGCTGGTTTCATAGCGTGTTCATCCTCTGGGGAAAGCAGTTTGAACCAAGCACTTCTACACAGCATTGCACCTTCGCTGGAACTGGCGGGGGCTTTCTTGTGCCTTGCTGTATGTGGCCAGATCCTGGCACTTTTACTGCACCTCTGCAGAgctaaaaagcagcatttgcaggGCTGAGGAACACTTACATGCTCTCATGAGCTCATAAACTTTCTCAGGACAGCCTTCAGGGCGCTCCATACGGTAGTCTTTCTCCAACAGCTCATAAACTTGAGACAGGTCAATCCCAGGGTAAGGGGACATGCCGTAGGTTGCAATTTCCCACAGTAGAACACCAAAGGCTGCAGTGGagaggggacacacacacacacacacacacacaaaaaatcaataagctttgttttcatcttAAATTTGAGAGGATGCTTAGTGGGAGTGGTCACTAAACAGTGCTGCACACTTAAACCAGCTCTGGGTGGCTCAGATCCCATGCTCAAGCAGCAGCTTAAAGTTAAAGAAGCATAACAAGCCTCTTCGTCAGCACAGACAAGTCTCCTGCGATATGACAGGGTAGAATTAGACTAATTTTCAATGTATCAGTTGTCTCAAACCTGAGCGCCTTGAGATCCTTCAAGTCCTATTAAAGGCACAATTAAGAGACTTCACAGTGGATTAGCTGAAACCATTTCACTGCTGCACTGCAGTCTCTCCCTCAATTTGACAGCTCCTCTCATCTGCAACCTCTCCCTAGAGGACTCGCACATTTTAATAGCTCAGTGTTTTTGGGGTGCCCTTGTTTAGCTGCAGCATGGTCTAGAGGGGAAACCTGGGAGGCAGCGGTGAGAGGAAAGTTTCAGCAGTTGCTACCAACAAGACAGGGTGAGGGCAAGACATTTTGATTGCAGGGAaagctgaagaggaaaagggagtgCACAAAAAAGGTCTTGAAACAGGCGAGGCATTCAAGTCCCAGAAGTCGGTGGTGATGCAGGTCAGCACCAGGGTCAGGCAGCTAACCCAGGAGTCGGGCATGCAGAATAGACTCAACACCAGTTCAACAACCTGCATGTAATTAGTTCAGTCACCCTATTCTGTTCTTAACCTGAAGAGAAAGCGATTACAATTCTGCATAAGTAAGGAAATCACATCACATTACATGGTAACACCACCGAGGGCAATTTACATTAGACATTTCTGTGCACAATTTTCTTTGATTGCTGTCTTGAGGCAGTGAGGTGAAAGTGTCTAAACTCTGGcgtgcccagcagcagccgTGGCCTCCAGGGATGGCCGGCTTGCTCTAATCAGATCCCAAAGTCCACTGCCCTGACTCTCACTACACAACGTTATGCTGACCCTAATTAAAGATACCCAATACTCCTTTTGGATCGTTCCTCCCCAAGTACTCTACTCTTTAAAGGCAACAGGGATCCTGCAGTCACCACAGCAATACAGAAGCATCCTTGAGACTGTGGCAGATAGCCGGCAGCAGCCAACACCACCATGTGCAAGtccaaagcagaagaaacaccTCGGTCAGCAATCACATACTCCTTGGGAAGCTGTTTTGGGTTTTCCTCCCTGtctataaaacattttacatcTACCTAAaagtttcttcaaaataaagccTTTTGCTGCACAGTTTCCCCCAAAACTCCAGAAAACTTCGTCGCTGCTTCACTACTATCTGTTGTTTTATATATAGAAGATGCTCAGGATAACATTTTCCAAGGGCCTTCGGGACCACGTCCCACAAACTTCTATCTCATGTCACTGGGCACTTTTGAGAATTTGACCAACAGCTATGGCAGAGAtataaaaaccaaagaaaggCTGATAAAAAGTACAATGAGATTTTCTGCGGTCAGATTTGATAGAATGTAGCTCCATTTAGCTAAGCCTGCGCTTATCACCAGCACCTCAGGGCTCTTCAATAACCATTTGTCATCAaattttccctctgtttctccTCATCTCATTCCAaagattattcttttaaaatgcagaaagacgAGCTTGGAGCTATCACTAGACAGATAcgcacataattttttttttttttacataaaatgaaCCAGATTCTCACTTTCCTCCTCGAAGTAGTCAGAAAGTTCCTGGCTATATAACAATATATCACTTCTTAGTCCTGTGCCAGAACTCTATCAAGGCAGCAGTATCGGTGCCTTCCAGCCCCATTTCATACATTTCTAGAAACGCTACAGTATCCTTTATTTTCATACTTGCCAATGATTCAAACATGTAAAGTCAGGTCGGCATCCTCAGTGCTCCACTCAAAGACTGACTTAGCAGAGATTAGTTCCTGCGCTCTGACAAGCCCATAGAACAATATGGCTCAAACCAGGGAATGCGCTCCCTCCTGAAACGTTTCACAATGTCCTCATTTCACAGCCCTGGAAAAGAAGACTATAATCTGCATTAATTCATACATGCAAATTCTTACCCCAGACGTCAGATTTAATGGAGAACTTGTTGTAGGCCAGGCTTTCTGGTGCAGTCCACTTGATGGGGAATTTTGCTCCGGCGTGGGCAGTGTATGTGTCGCCTGTCATTAGCCTGCTCAGGCCAAAGTCTGCCACCTTCACCAAGTGGTTCTCCCCTACAAGGCAGTTCCTGGCAGCAAGGTCCctaaaaacaagaacaaaaatagaCAATGACAGGTCTTTACCATCTCACTTTTAGCGATAGCAAGGAAACCTGCTGTTCCCGAAGAAACCTGGGCCTGTGTGTGATTATTTTGATCAGAGTATTACACAGAAATTATGTAGTTATATGCATACATGTAAGAGGGAAAGTTATTTTCCATTCCGGCTTTGTAAGACTGtcttccaaactttttttttttttttaatttgaagtgaAAGCTTCAAGAAGCCCCCTCACTTTCAATAAAAGCTGCCACCCtcaggataaaaataatttaaagaaatgtcagtGCTCAAGTTATCAATAGCTGAGGATGAGCACTGAATAAATGAAGTCTCAATGCCTCGCTTCTTGCCCACCTCTCTAGCACTTCGGTCACCCCAGCCAACACCAGTCGCTCTCCAGAACTCCTTTTCCAGTCCTTGCTCAAGCACCAGGTTTAGCTCCCAGCTatgctcttcttcctcccaagTGTCCCACATTTTACAACACAACTTTTTCTTACCATGTTTTGGCCTTTTCAAACCTGTTGTAGCCTCTGCTATCAgtacttacatttttaaaggactggGCAATAAGCAAATTAAGCTTTTCCTCCACATTTTTTTACCTGCCTCCAACCCTGGCAGGTGAGAGATGTGCATGTTGCATTTGCCACTTCCCTGGCTCGTACATGCTGTTAGCACCCTCGGAAATGCTTCATGagtataaaaatgtaaagcacAGAAGTACATTTCTCCTAATACTAGGtttcattaaaaacacttttccagATTATGTCATGTTGAACTAAAAATTGATTCTACCAGAAAGCTCCAGTGAGATCTTTAGATATGGGGCagacactgctgtttcttttgctcGTTCTGCTCaatcagaataaatttttttaaaaagtacgTCTTACTAGATGCCCATTAaattttcacagtgtttttgAATATACCTTCTTATCAATGCTGATTACTACAATGTGTGTCTAAATAAAAGCTCCTCTTCATAATcaaattcctcctccttcctgatTCATTAAATGAGGTCACAGCCCAGCATTTGAATCCACGGATGTGAATTGTGACAACACTCTTAAAATAATTGGGTAGGTGGGTATGGGGGTGGCTGATAAGGAAAAACGCTActatttattttagataaatGGGTCATCAGAAAtaagaggaaatgaaatgaacagGAGAGCAGACAAATGGGattcacacaaagcagtttttaaagttCACTTCCTACAAGCTGAAGGGATGAAATACTTTCAACAGAGCAAATCAAAGGCTGGAAATTTTAATTTGCAGCATCACCGTTCACTTTATTGACTGACAGAAGCATTTAAACAGGCCTTTCAGGCAGCAAAGGCAATGCATGACTTAGAGGAGCACCTAGAACTTTACACACGATCTTCATATTTGTCTCTACGAAAAAACATGTGCTAATTTCATATTCCAGTTAATTGGGCAGGAAAGGTCACACTACGGCACAGAGAGCACCCTGTATAAAGCTCAGTGACTCTCAAACCTTCGCGCAGGATGTGTCATTATATTGCTAGGAGGCCATTTCTACAGATGAAGAATGCAAAGCTCTAGCCATAATTGCAGCACACTTAAAGGTCAGAGTCTCTGAGACTTTTAAGACTGCAGAGATGCTTATTAAAGTGAGTACGCAATCTGGACAATAGTGGGAAACAATCCCTACAGAGgacgggggaaaaaaagtgaaacaaacaagaaagaacaTGGGACAAGAAGGCACTAAAAGGGTGGCTGTGCTGTGAGCACCTGCACGCATCCAGCAACATCAACTGCAGCAGTTTTTAATGGCGGTTAGAATCAAGGAAGAGCAGTAGCTTATCTGGTCCATTAAAAGCCCATTACTTTGGGAAGCATTTACATTTAAGGCCCTTGTCCAAAATATAAAAGTACCAACACGTCTTTCACCTGCATCTACTTCAAAGATaagagaaaaacactgaaagaaaaacaattagaaGACCATCCTATAGACAGGTTAATGTACTGTATCAGAATACAATGCACTACTGTGTTAAATATAGGACACCAACTGCAGCTGAGTCAATGCTGTGATAAtctgaaaggcaggaaaacaaaacaaggggTGTTTTGTGCTTGAGATTCAGGGGTGCTCACTGTTCTTCCTACCTGTGaatgaagtttttcttctccaggtaCTCCATGGCTGAGGAGATCTGAGTTGCCATGTACAGTAGCACCACAGCATTCACCTCCTGCCGGTTACACTCGCGCAGATAATCCAACAGATTCCCATATGTCATGAACTCCGTAATGATGTAGAAAGGAGGTTCCCGTGTGCACACCCCTAGGGACCAACATAAAGTTTACAATGAATGTTTGAGAACATCAGTGAATCTTCAGGTTTTGTCCTCTAGGGCAATTTATACCTCTAGAAGGTAGAAATACGGGGCTCACAGAAAGAATGAGTTCTGCTTGGAATTGGTTAATAGAGAGTTTTAATTTCCTGCTTCAGGCTCTGGCAACTTAAACATTAGGGAGATGAGATCATTAAAAATCATGTATTAGTGGTACAAATTGTGAATTTTGCCAGACAAtaaatgtctgtatttaaaGCCTTGGTATGGTAAGCAGCTTATCTGCTCCTTAACATCCATATCACTGCACAAGGGTTTAGTTCAAATCCCTCTGCCTGGTATTTATCACTTACCTAATAATTGCACCAAGTTCGGATGCTTGATCTCCTTCATTACTGCGGCTTCTTTCAAGAACTCTTCCACCTCCATGGTATCCTCCTGCAGAACAATGGCAAAGCTTTGGCAAGGACAGCATGCACAAAGGAGGAACAGATTTTTGTATGAGGACACAAAAAGAACTGCAAACTGACAACATAAGCCACAGTTCTTTCAAGGTAATTTTTCCCTGTAGCCACATCACAATGCCAGGGAGTTAGGAACGTTGTTTTTTTtgtaggatttaaaaaaaaatatatttttataattcttaTTCTAACGGAGCTTTTTGGGGCAAGAAAATCCATATCCCTTTTGTGAAGGGCCTCTCACAGGACCACTCAGGcgctgaaaaggaaaaatgtgcttgttcctaacagaaaaaaaagataacatgaaataaaaagtacagaaaagaaaaaagaatgaacatAAAAGGAAGGATACGCCACAATCAAATGCTTGAGAAGCTGCTGAAATGCGGGCCCCCAGTTTCACTGGGTAGGAGCAACAAATCCCCCCTTTCAGACGGGGAGGCATGACCGATGGCAGCCACTCCGTAATTGCAAGCCTGAGGTTTCACAGATTTCATTTCTGGCATTTAGATCCTGACCCATGACGTAACCATTCTGGGCAGACGTGTCACTACCTATTCGTTGAACGCCATAAAGTTGCTTGGCACAACACAAAACTGAGGAAGATACAATCTTGCTCAAAAGACatattttctgaagcaaatacGCCCCAAATGGCCAGAAGGTCATTTCAAAGTGGTGCAAAAATACAGATCTATTCCTAAAGCAACGTTTCTTTCTatatccatatttttttttcattggtgGATTAATGTTGACAGGCTACATGGGTGAAGTGTTTTAAGGAAGGATTGGAAAGGATTTACTGCTGCTGGTGAGAATGATAACAGTGGGCTGCTGCTGTAAGATCCAGccagctctctgctttgcagttAGCAATGAGAACCTTTTTCAAACAGTTCCATTCAATCATTTACTATTCGTTGCCAATTAGCTTGATTGGCAGCTGTGATTTGCTGAACACACTCTGTCAAAACTAGTAGCCCAAAGGTCCTTGTGAGCAGAAccttaaactgttttctttggcAAAGGAAACTGGGTTAATAATCCAGGTTGCAAAATTACCCTAAATACGCATTTATCTTATGCATGCTTACAAACTCTGAAAGGTTGCTCCTCTGCATAGCTGTTCCACTGTTTTAAATCTCTTACCTCACAGTGACCAAATTAATAGGAAGGACACACACAGAGAACTACTGTAACAATGATCTCTCTGAAAACCTGATCTCATGCAAAGAACCAAGCTTAACCAGCTTCCATCTTCCACTGTACAAAACCAcggaagaaataaaacagttctGGCTATACTATATTTTCCTAGCAGAGCACGGAACCATGCCATGGCATTAAGGGACACCAGGGCTGCACATTGCCTAATTTAAAACACAGGCTtctctgctggggaaaaaataaaaaaaaaaaaaaaaggggggggggggagaggtaGTCCTAATG
This genomic window contains:
- the ABL1 gene encoding tyrosine-protein kinase ABL1 isoform X3, which encodes MGLTGSKRFHEALQRPVVSDFEPQGLSEAARWNSKENLLSCPSENDPHLFVALYDFVASGDNTLSITKGEKLRVLGYNHNGEWCEAQTKNGQGWVPSNYITPVNSLEKHSWYHGPVSRNAAEYLLSSGINGSFLVRESESSPGQRSISLRYEGRVYHYRINTASDGKLYVSSESRFNTLAELVHHHSTVADGLITTLHYPAPKRNKPTIYGVSPNYDKWEIERTDITMKHKLGGGQYGEVYEGVWKKYNLTVAVKTLKEDTMEVEEFLKEAAVMKEIKHPNLVQLLGVCTREPPFYIITEFMTYGNLLDYLRECNRQEVNAVVLLYMATQISSAMEYLEKKNFIHRDLAARNCLVGENHLVKVADFGLSRLMTGDTYTAHAGAKFPIKWTAPESLAYNKFSIKSDVWAFGVLLWEIATYGMSPYPGIDLSQVYELLEKDYRMERPEGCPEKVYELMRACWQWSPSDRPSFAEIHQAFETMFQESSISDEVEKELGKKGMRSVVSNFLQAPELPTKTRTSRRAAESKDATEGLETTHARGQGECDPLDHEPAISPLLPRKERVALESSLNEDERLLPKDKKHNLFSALIKKKKKTAPTPPKRSSSFREMDGHSDRRAGGEEECRDAGNGAFIASPADAADPSKFQSPSNGAGVTNGVVAGNSGFLSPHLRKKSSTMSSSRGVAGEEESSSNSSKRFLRSCSASCVPHGAKDTEWKSVTLPRDLQSTGRQFDSSTFGGHKSEKPALPRKRANEAKTDIAVRGTVTPPPRLLKKNEETTDDVFKDAESSPGSSPPTLTPKLGRRQPAAPPSSSVLHKDDGVKSSALGTTVTMDQGSAAKLNPAGFVGAGKASSEEPRLRRLKQTSESAGKDKGKLSKLKPAPPLPLSSSSIGKPGKVSHSPSHEAAADVVSGPKSKQLTQVADAVSSDAVKPNQSGEGVKKLGIPSVPKPQSSTKLLMSTATPAASSSSVPSAPGGDQPSSTAFIPLISTRVSLRKTRQPPERIASGTITKGVVLESTEALRIAISKNSEQMASHSAVLEAGKNLYTFCVSYVDSIQQMRNKFAFREAINKLENNLRELQICPATAGSGPAATQDFSKLLSSVKEISDIVQR